Proteins encoded in a region of the Deltaproteobacteria bacterium genome:
- a CDS encoding MgtC/SapB family protein — protein sequence MVPVHEVLQGLDRLAIAMVLGALLGLNRTMRRKPAGPRTFALVSMGAAMFTWLGTTMVSHDGDSAASLSRITQGLVTGVGFLGAGLILRGQGRQVRGLTSAAALWFAASLGGAAGAGQWAVGVVGAVMGLGVLSALPVEQRFTRRYVLRRRRQQGDGPDIGPPVEH from the coding sequence ATGGTTCCGGTCCATGAGGTGCTCCAGGGGCTCGATCGCCTGGCGATCGCCATGGTGCTCGGCGCGTTGCTGGGCCTGAATCGAACCATGCGCCGCAAGCCGGCTGGGCCGCGAACCTTCGCGCTGGTGTCCATGGGCGCGGCGATGTTCACCTGGCTCGGCACCACCATGGTGTCCCACGACGGCGACTCTGCGGCGTCGCTCTCGCGGATCACCCAGGGCCTGGTCACGGGTGTGGGCTTCCTGGGCGCGGGGCTGATTCTGCGAGGCCAGGGCCGACAGGTGCGCGGACTCACCTCGGCGGCGGCGCTGTGGTTCGCGGCGTCGCTGGGCGGCGCGGCGGGCGCGGGCCAGTGGGCGGTCGGCGTGGTGGGTGCGGTGATGGGGCTGGGCGTGCTCTCGGCGCTGCCCGTCGAGCAGCGCTTCACGCGGCGCTATGTCTTGCGGCGACGGAGGCAGCAGGGAGATGGGCCGGACATTGGCCCGCCGGTCGAGCATTGA
- a CDS encoding glutamine--tRNA ligase/YqeY domain fusion protein has protein sequence MAEPRSNFLTDIIDADLAAGRAVKIVTRFPPEPNGFLHIGHSKSIILNFGLGVQYQGRTHLRFDDTNPVTEETLYVDNIQNDVKWLGYEWGTHLYYASDFFPQMYECALWLIDQGLAYVDTQSQDAIREQRGDFGTPGKNSPFRDRSPKENRVLFEQMKAGTFKDGAAVLRAKIDMAHPNVLMRDPLLYRIRHAHHHRTGDTWCIYPMYDYAHPLEDAFEGVTHSICTLEFESNRPLYDWVLDKLDALKKWSPRPHQYEFARLALGYTVMSKRKLLQLVQEKRVSGWDDPRMPTIAGMRRRGVSAEALKAFAELVGVAKNNSLVDIGKFEFAIRGDLESRSPRAFGVIDPLKVTLTNWSAGKTEELDVPWWPGEPAKGSRKVPFTGELFIDREDFALEPPKDWKRLAVGAEVRLLHAYAIVCDEAVKDASGKVVELRCHTTATPGDGKKTAGNIHWVSASAPKAEVRLYDRLFKVELPDAEKNFLDALNPDSLTVTREARVEPALLNAKPGERFQFMRMGYFIADTVDSKPGAPIFNRTITLKDTWAKPVEKAERKKDAPTGAPKKSRADVRAELHAANPTIAAEFARLQKLGLGDDEADTLATEPAFAKLFDAARANANAKSVAKWVVNDLLGAGKPADALPFDGATFGKFVALVDAGKLTPAAGKTLLGKLVEKGGDPEALMKQLGLEKVSDSGALDAAVQKVLAAQSAEVARYRAGEKKLLGVFIGAVMKETGGAADAAAVRKALTEKLG, from the coding sequence ATGGCCGAGCCCCGCAGCAACTTCCTCACCGACATCATCGACGCCGACCTGGCGGCCGGCCGAGCGGTGAAGATCGTCACCCGATTCCCGCCCGAGCCGAACGGGTTCCTACACATCGGGCACAGCAAGTCGATCATCCTCAACTTCGGGCTCGGCGTTCAGTACCAGGGCCGCACCCACCTGCGCTTCGACGACACCAACCCGGTGACGGAGGAGACGCTCTACGTCGACAACATCCAGAACGACGTGAAGTGGCTCGGCTACGAGTGGGGCACGCACCTCTACTACGCGAGCGACTTCTTCCCGCAGATGTACGAGTGCGCGCTCTGGCTCATTGACCAGGGCCTGGCGTACGTGGACACGCAGAGCCAGGACGCGATCCGCGAGCAGCGCGGCGACTTCGGCACGCCGGGCAAGAACAGCCCCTTCCGCGACCGCTCGCCCAAGGAGAACCGCGTGCTCTTCGAGCAGATGAAGGCCGGTACGTTCAAAGACGGCGCAGCGGTGCTGCGCGCCAAGATCGACATGGCACATCCGAACGTGCTCATGCGCGATCCTCTGCTCTATCGAATTCGCCACGCGCACCACCACCGCACCGGCGACACCTGGTGCATCTACCCGATGTACGACTACGCGCACCCGCTCGAGGACGCGTTCGAGGGCGTGACGCACTCGATTTGTACTTTGGAATTCGAGAGCAACCGGCCGCTCTACGACTGGGTGCTCGACAAGCTCGACGCGCTCAAGAAGTGGAGCCCGCGGCCGCACCAGTACGAGTTCGCGCGGCTCGCGCTCGGCTACACGGTGATGAGCAAGCGCAAGCTCCTGCAGTTGGTGCAGGAGAAGCGCGTGTCCGGCTGGGACGATCCGCGCATGCCGACCATCGCGGGCATGCGGCGCCGCGGCGTCTCGGCCGAGGCGCTCAAGGCGTTCGCCGAGCTCGTGGGCGTGGCGAAGAACAACAGCCTTGTCGATATTGGTAAGTTTGAATTTGCGATCCGCGGCGATCTCGAGAGCCGGTCGCCGCGCGCGTTCGGCGTGATCGATCCGCTCAAGGTCACGCTGACGAATTGGTCCGCCGGCAAGACCGAAGAGCTCGACGTGCCCTGGTGGCCGGGCGAGCCCGCGAAGGGCAGCCGCAAGGTGCCCTTCACCGGCGAGCTCTTCATCGACCGCGAGGACTTCGCGCTCGAGCCGCCGAAGGATTGGAAGCGGCTGGCGGTGGGCGCCGAGGTTCGCTTGCTGCATGCGTACGCGATCGTCTGCGACGAGGCCGTGAAGGACGCGAGTGGCAAGGTCGTGGAGCTCAGGTGCCACACCACCGCGACCCCCGGCGACGGCAAGAAGACCGCGGGCAACATCCACTGGGTGAGCGCGAGCGCGCCGAAAGCGGAAGTGCGGCTCTACGATCGCCTCTTCAAGGTCGAGCTGCCCGACGCGGAGAAGAACTTCCTCGACGCGCTCAACCCGGATTCGCTCACCGTCACGCGCGAGGCCCGCGTGGAGCCCGCGCTGCTCAACGCCAAGCCCGGCGAGCGCTTCCAGTTCATGCGCATGGGCTACTTCATCGCCGACACGGTCGACTCGAAGCCCGGCGCGCCGATCTTCAATCGCACCATCACGCTCAAGGACACCTGGGCGAAGCCGGTGGAGAAGGCCGAGCGCAAGAAGGACGCGCCGACCGGCGCGCCGAAGAAGAGCCGCGCGGACGTGCGCGCGGAGCTGCACGCGGCGAATCCGACCATCGCGGCGGAGTTCGCGCGGCTGCAGAAGCTCGGGCTCGGCGACGACGAGGCCGACACGCTCGCGACCGAGCCCGCGTTCGCCAAGCTCTTCGATGCCGCGCGCGCGAATGCGAACGCGAAGTCCGTCGCGAAGTGGGTCGTGAACGATCTGCTTGGCGCGGGAAAGCCGGCCGATGCGCTGCCGTTCGACGGCGCGACGTTCGGCAAGTTCGTGGCGCTCGTCGATGCGGGCAAGCTCACGCCCGCGGCGGGCAAGACGCTGCTCGGCAAGCTCGTCGAGAAGGGCGGCGATCCCGAGGCGCTGATGAAGCAGCTCGGGCTCGAGAAAGTGTCCGACTCGGGCGCGCTCGACGCAGCGGTGCAGAAGGTGCTCGCGGCGCAGTCGGCCGAGGTCGCGCGCTACCGCGCGGGCGAGAAGAAGCTGCTCGGCGTCTTCATCGGCGCGGTGATGAAGGAGACCGGCGGCGCCGCTGATGCAGCTGCTGTCCGCAAGGCGCTCACCGAGAAGCTCGGCTAG
- the rpiA gene encoding ribose-5-phosphate isomerase RpiA — translation MATLDEAKRAAAQAALAELPEHGVIGLGTGSTSKLFIDLVGPLVRAGRRFQAVPTSEASRAQAAALGIPLLDDVGPWAIDVCVDGADEVSDALDLIKGGGGAHTREKIVNAAAKKNVIIVDASKRSKLLGEKWAVPVEVLPFGRGATAAALARYGTPTWREKNGAVFRTDSGNFIYDLKAGVIPDPGALEAQLRGIPGVVEVGLFVKRADVVLVASEQGVQRLAR, via the coding sequence ATGGCCACCCTCGACGAGGCGAAGCGCGCGGCAGCCCAGGCCGCGCTGGCGGAGCTCCCGGAGCACGGCGTGATCGGCCTGGGGACAGGCTCCACCTCGAAGCTCTTCATCGACCTGGTCGGCCCGCTGGTGAGGGCCGGCCGGCGCTTCCAGGCGGTGCCGACGTCGGAGGCCTCCCGAGCGCAGGCCGCAGCGCTGGGCATCCCGCTGCTCGATGACGTGGGCCCGTGGGCGATCGACGTCTGCGTGGACGGCGCCGATGAAGTGAGCGACGCGCTCGACCTCATCAAGGGCGGCGGCGGCGCGCACACCCGCGAGAAGATCGTGAACGCCGCGGCGAAGAAGAACGTGATCATCGTCGACGCCAGCAAGCGCTCGAAGCTGCTCGGCGAGAAGTGGGCGGTGCCGGTGGAGGTGCTGCCCTTCGGACGCGGCGCCACCGCGGCGGCGCTGGCCAGGTACGGCACGCCCACCTGGCGCGAGAAGAACGGCGCGGTCTTCCGCACCGACTCCGGCAACTTCATCTACGACCTGAAGGCCGGGGTGATCCCGGATCCGGGCGCGCTGGAGGCCCAGCTGCGCGGCATTCCCGGCGTGGTGGAGGTGGGCCTCTTCGTGAAGCGCGCGGATGTGGTGCTGGTCGCGTCCGAGCAGGGCGTGCAGCGGCTGGCGCGCTGA
- a CDS encoding RNA methyltransferase translates to MEQLFVSCTPGLEPALEVEARAFGQTTRVPGGVELRGDAGLYRRANLELRTASRVMLELARIRKLDELKRITLDPFVPRGEGVELDVHSRSQKFPARALREAIPKKWPIREGGATLRVRGEGDEITVSIDTSGELLHRRGYRQETSHAPLRESLAAGVLKLSGYNSSEPLWDPMCGSGTLLIEAAWMALQRAPGLDRTFAFERWPSHDAAAWTREKAEAQSRIASTMPAPIVGTDINAGALGVARRNARRAGLEGKLKLERHDATKPRSGLGGPGLVVANLPYGKRVGRDTELEKLYRDLVAALRQSVPGWRVALFAADAKALASLDVRWSATHALDNGGIPCTLVVGAL, encoded by the coding sequence CTGGAGCAGCTCTTCGTCTCGTGCACGCCTGGGCTCGAGCCTGCGCTCGAGGTCGAGGCGCGCGCGTTCGGGCAGACGACACGCGTTCCTGGCGGCGTGGAGCTGCGCGGCGACGCGGGCCTGTATCGACGCGCGAATCTGGAGCTGCGCACCGCCAGCCGGGTGATGCTCGAGCTGGCGCGGATTCGAAAGTTGGATGAGCTGAAGCGGATCACGCTGGATCCGTTCGTGCCGCGCGGCGAAGGCGTGGAGCTCGATGTCCACAGCCGCTCGCAGAAGTTCCCGGCGCGCGCGCTGCGCGAAGCGATTCCGAAAAAGTGGCCGATTCGCGAAGGCGGCGCGACCTTGCGCGTGCGTGGCGAAGGCGACGAGATCACCGTCTCCATCGACACGAGCGGCGAGCTGCTGCATCGACGCGGCTATCGGCAAGAGACCTCTCACGCGCCCTTGCGCGAGTCGCTCGCGGCCGGAGTGTTGAAACTATCTGGTTACAATTCATCCGAGCCGCTTTGGGATCCGATGTGCGGCTCGGGGACGCTGCTGATTGAAGCCGCGTGGATGGCGCTGCAGCGCGCGCCGGGATTGGATCGCACGTTCGCGTTCGAGCGTTGGCCGAGCCACGACGCCGCGGCGTGGACGCGCGAGAAGGCCGAGGCCCAGTCGCGAATCGCGTCGACAATGCCAGCGCCGATCGTGGGCACGGACATCAACGCCGGTGCGCTCGGTGTGGCGCGTCGAAACGCGCGGCGCGCGGGGCTCGAGGGCAAGCTCAAGCTCGAGCGCCACGACGCTACCAAGCCGCGAAGTGGGCTCGGAGGGCCGGGGCTCGTCGTCGCGAATCTGCCGTACGGCAAGCGCGTGGGCCGTGATACCGAGCTCGAGAAGCTCTATCGCGATCTCGTGGCCGCGCTTCGACAGAGCGTGCCCGGTTGGCGCGTCGCGCTCTTCGCCGCAGACGCGAAGGCGCTCGCGTCGCTCGACGTTCGCTGGTCGGCGACGCACGCGCTCGACAACGGCGGCATTCCCTGCACGCTCGTGGTGGGAGCGCTCTAG
- a CDS encoding glutamate racemase, with product MQASQKIGVFDSGVGGLTVMKALMQRLPAEDLVYLGDTARVPYGTKSAEVVTRYSLLNARFLLKHDVKAIVIACNTASAASLPVLENELPVPVVGVIGPGAQAAARATKSGRVGVIGTQGTIRSEAYQRALREARPEVNVVARACPLFVPLAEEGWTEGGDEVVNAVAKRYLADLSGGEIDTLVLGCTHYPLLRAAIAHVMGPGVTLVDSADATAESVEALLRARGLIRASGQGSHRYFVTDLPERFAEVGARFLGRKVDGAEQVDL from the coding sequence ATGCAGGCCTCGCAGAAGATCGGCGTCTTCGACTCGGGCGTGGGCGGCCTGACGGTGATGAAGGCGCTCATGCAGCGCCTGCCCGCGGAAGACCTCGTGTACCTCGGCGACACCGCGCGCGTGCCCTACGGCACCAAGAGCGCCGAGGTCGTCACCCGCTACAGCCTGCTCAACGCGCGCTTCCTCCTGAAGCACGACGTGAAGGCCATCGTCATCGCCTGCAACACCGCCTCTGCGGCGAGCCTGCCCGTGCTCGAGAACGAGCTGCCCGTGCCCGTGGTCGGCGTGATCGGCCCCGGCGCGCAGGCTGCCGCGCGCGCCACGAAGTCCGGCCGGGTGGGGGTCATCGGCACCCAGGGCACGATTCGCTCCGAGGCCTACCAGCGCGCGCTGCGCGAGGCCCGGCCCGAGGTGAACGTGGTCGCGCGGGCGTGTCCGCTCTTCGTGCCGCTCGCGGAAGAGGGCTGGACCGAGGGCGGCGACGAGGTGGTCAACGCGGTCGCCAAGCGCTACCTGGCAGATCTGTCCGGCGGCGAGATCGACACCCTGGTGCTCGGCTGCACCCACTACCCGCTCCTGCGCGCGGCCATCGCCCACGTGATGGGCCCCGGCGTGACGCTGGTGGACTCCGCCGACGCGACCGCAGAGTCCGTGGAAGCGCTCCTGCGCGCGCGCGGGCTGATCCGGGCGAGCGGGCAGGGGAGCCACCGCTACTTCGTCACGGATCTGCCCGAGCGCTTCGCCGAGGTGGGCGCGCGCTTCCTCGGTCGCAAGGTCGACGGCGCCGAGCAGGTGGATTTGTAA
- the tolQ gene encoding protein TolQ: MTQLPPLFAAGLDYWEIISQAGLVEKFVLLLLVAASIASWTIIFRKWLHLRKAEGESAQFLETFWSSKRLDAIYQAAEKLGQSPVSQVFRAGYIELSKLTGEGGQGDKSMRELGGGIENVERALHRASVAESTHLEATVPFLGTCAAAAPFVGLFGTVWGIMNAFNDIYAQGNANLATVAKPISHALIATAMGLFAAIPAVVFYNSFNSKIRVLDSEMSNFSSDFLNIVKRHFFK, translated from the coding sequence ATGACCCAACTTCCTCCCCTCTTCGCCGCTGGACTCGACTACTGGGAGATCATCAGCCAGGCGGGCCTGGTGGAGAAGTTCGTGCTGCTGCTGCTGGTGGCGGCCTCCATCGCCTCCTGGACGATCATCTTCCGCAAGTGGCTGCACCTTCGGAAGGCCGAGGGTGAGAGCGCGCAGTTCCTCGAGACTTTCTGGTCGAGCAAGCGCCTGGACGCCATCTACCAGGCGGCCGAGAAGCTCGGTCAGAGCCCCGTGAGCCAGGTCTTCCGCGCGGGCTACATCGAGCTCAGCAAGCTCACCGGCGAAGGCGGCCAGGGCGACAAGAGCATGCGCGAGCTCGGCGGCGGCATCGAGAACGTCGAGCGCGCGCTCCATCGCGCCAGCGTGGCGGAGAGCACGCACCTGGAAGCGACGGTCCCGTTCCTGGGCACCTGCGCCGCGGCCGCGCCGTTCGTCGGCTTGTTCGGCACGGTGTGGGGCATCATGAACGCGTTCAACGACATCTACGCCCAGGGCAACGCGAACCTGGCCACCGTCGCCAAGCCCATCAGCCACGCGCTGATCGCGACGGCGATGGGTTTGTTCGCCGCGATTCCGGCGGTGGTCTTCTACAACTCCTTCAACTCGAAGATCCGCGTGCTCGACTCGGAGATGTCGAACTTCTCGAGCGACTTCCTCAACATCGTGAAGCGCCACTTCTTCAAGTAG
- a CDS encoding HNH endonuclease: MSEPHPARARAARARGSRRRRAAGQGTRAARFAHRRRARRGDQAAVHERARGAGPERAPARRADHGRGALRGGAHAHRLHAGEPLHPDPAPQERRFGEPRSRERGAAPEPGPARRGDGGGGRGHGGGEPRRRVAHRRGGVGGSGSDAPAGAQLSSRTATRKAILSIVATDRTFEKLEVRGAAVWQGKCIHCNSHLTIGADGEPISRATIEHILPRTHGGTNEARNLALACARCNHQKGVRLDPRRRGDPTLEAVIATLQARRLARWREPDE, from the coding sequence ATGTCGGAGCCTCACCCTGCGCGAGCGCGAGCTGCGCGCGCTCGTGGATCCCGCCGACGCCGAGCGGCTGGTCAAGGAACGCGAGCAGCTCGCTTCGCGCATCGCCGCCGAGCGCGACGAGGTGACCAAGCAGCGGTTCACGAGCGCGCTCGAGGCGCTGGACCAGAACGTGCGCCAGCGCGGCGAGCTGACCACGGCCGCGGCGCGCTTCGAGGCGGAGCACACGCGCATCGCCTACACGCTGGAGAGCCTCTACACCCAGATCCTGCGCCTCAAGAGCGCCGATTCGGCGAGCCACGATCCCGCGAGCGCGGCGCTGCGCCAGAGCCTGGCCCAGCTCGGCGAGGAGATGGAGGCGGTGGCCGAGGCCATGGAGGCGGTGAACCGCGGCGACGTGTCGCCCATCGGCGAGGTGGCGTCGGCGGATCCGGATCCGACGCGCCAGCGGGAGCGCAGTTGAGCTCTCGCACCGCCACGCGCAAGGCCATCTTGAGCATCGTGGCCACCGACCGGACCTTCGAGAAGCTCGAGGTCCGCGGCGCCGCGGTGTGGCAGGGCAAGTGCATCCACTGCAATTCGCACCTCACCATTGGCGCCGACGGCGAGCCCATCTCGCGCGCCACCATCGAGCACATCCTGCCGCGCACGCACGGGGGCACGAACGAGGCGCGCAACCTGGCGCTGGCGTGCGCGCGCTGCAACCACCAGAAGGGCGTGCGGCTCGACCCGCGGCGGCGCGGCGATCCCACGCTCGAGGCGGTGATCGCCACCTTGCAGGCGCGGCGGTTGGCGCGCTGGCGGGAGCCGGACGAGTAG
- a CDS encoding RluA family pseudouridine synthase produces the protein MAAQELVVDAAHHGERLDRFLQKSIPGANPERIAAWLAQGAIRIRGKVPKPLRRLYAGDVVTFAKPEPARADLPGSDAKLPVLHESAAVVAIDKPAGLNVEPEGKLPSVVGALATQLQGWDVLGKAQPGVVHRLDKQTSGCLLLAKTDAAVAALKAAFDEGAIEKIYLAIVIGQPAPEGKLDTAYARDPKDPRRYTTLARSARRARLAWKTLASHDGAALLQIHLDTGRTHQIRVQLAESGLPVLGDAIYGPRETREHPASPGRHALHAWKLAFPDPASGQRVGVEAPLPDDLRNVLTRMGLG, from the coding sequence ATGGCCGCCCAGGAGCTGGTCGTCGACGCCGCGCACCACGGCGAGCGCCTCGATCGCTTCCTCCAGAAATCGATCCCCGGCGCGAACCCCGAGCGCATCGCCGCGTGGCTCGCGCAAGGCGCGATCCGGATCCGCGGCAAGGTGCCCAAGCCGCTGCGGCGCTTGTACGCCGGCGACGTGGTCACGTTCGCCAAGCCCGAGCCCGCGCGCGCGGACCTCCCCGGCTCCGACGCGAAGCTGCCCGTGCTCCACGAGAGCGCCGCGGTCGTGGCGATCGACAAGCCCGCGGGCTTGAACGTCGAGCCCGAGGGAAAGCTGCCCTCGGTGGTGGGCGCGCTGGCGACGCAGCTCCAGGGCTGGGACGTGCTGGGCAAGGCGCAGCCCGGCGTGGTGCACCGGCTCGACAAGCAGACCTCGGGGTGCCTGCTGCTCGCGAAGACCGACGCCGCCGTGGCCGCGCTCAAGGCCGCCTTCGATGAAGGCGCGATTGAAAAGATATATCTCGCCATCGTCATCGGGCAGCCGGCGCCGGAGGGCAAGCTCGACACGGCCTACGCGCGGGATCCGAAAGATCCGCGGCGCTACACCACGCTCGCCAGGAGTGCGCGGCGCGCGCGGCTCGCGTGGAAGACGCTCGCGTCGCACGACGGCGCGGCGCTCTTGCAGATCCACCTCGACACCGGCCGGACGCACCAGATCCGCGTGCAGCTCGCGGAGTCTGGCCTGCCCGTGCTCGGCGACGCCATCTACGGCCCGCGCGAGACCCGCGAGCACCCCGCGAGCCCCGGTCGACACGCGCTCCACGCGTGGAAGCTCGCCTTCCCCGACCCCGCGAGCGGCCAGCGCGTGGGCGTCGAGGCGCCCCTGCCCGACGATCTGCGCAACGTGTTGACCCGCATGGGGCTGGGGTAG
- a CDS encoding ammonium transporter — protein MDSGDTAWMLVSAAFVLLMTPGLALFYGGMVRKKNVLSTFMFVHFALALISLQWVVIGYSLAFGADHAGLIGGLEYAFLNGVTGDPKGTIPHLAFMAFQMKFAIITPALIAGAFVERFKFSAYLIFTLLWTTLVYDPVAHWAWADGGWLAKRGVLDFAGGTVVHLTAGISALICALVVGKRAGYPKQKHPPHNLTMTITGGGLLWFGWFGFNAGSALSANGVAALAFVTTHVAAATAAAGWVAVEWIHRGKPTMLGFVSGLVAGLVAITPACGFVGPGASIAIGLASAVVCYLAVQVKEKLHYDDSLDAFGVHGVGGLLGALLTGVFANKLLNPGGADGLLHGNPMQFVNQLIAVAAVGVFSAVMTFVLLKITDLAVGLRVTAEAEQVGLDESEHGESGYAL, from the coding sequence ATCGATTCTGGCGACACCGCGTGGATGCTGGTCTCGGCCGCGTTCGTGCTGCTGATGACGCCGGGCCTGGCGCTCTTCTACGGCGGCATGGTGCGCAAGAAGAACGTGCTCTCGACCTTCATGTTCGTGCACTTCGCGCTGGCGCTCATCAGCCTGCAGTGGGTGGTGATTGGCTACTCGCTCGCGTTTGGCGCGGACCACGCGGGGCTGATTGGCGGGCTGGAGTACGCGTTCCTCAACGGTGTCACCGGCGACCCGAAGGGGACGATTCCGCACCTCGCGTTCATGGCGTTCCAGATGAAGTTCGCGATCATCACCCCGGCGCTGATTGCAGGCGCGTTCGTGGAGCGCTTCAAGTTCTCCGCGTACCTCATCTTCACGCTGCTCTGGACGACGCTCGTCTACGACCCGGTGGCGCACTGGGCCTGGGCCGACGGCGGCTGGCTCGCGAAGCGCGGCGTGCTCGACTTCGCGGGCGGCACGGTGGTGCACCTCACCGCGGGCATCTCGGCGCTCATTTGCGCGCTGGTCGTCGGAAAGCGCGCGGGCTACCCCAAGCAGAAGCACCCGCCGCACAACCTGACGATGACCATCACCGGCGGCGGCTTGTTGTGGTTCGGCTGGTTCGGCTTCAACGCGGGCAGCGCGCTCTCGGCGAACGGCGTGGCCGCGCTCGCGTTCGTGACCACGCACGTGGCCGCGGCGACGGCCGCTGCGGGCTGGGTGGCCGTCGAGTGGATCCACCGCGGCAAGCCCACGATGCTCGGCTTCGTGTCGGGGCTCGTCGCTGGACTCGTGGCCATCACGCCCGCGTGCGGCTTCGTGGGCCCGGGCGCGTCGATCGCGATCGGCCTGGCGAGCGCGGTGGTCTGCTACCTGGCCGTGCAGGTGAAGGAGAAGCTGCACTATGACGACTCGCTCGACGCGTTCGGCGTGCACGGTGTCGGCGGTCTCCTGGGCGCGCTGCTCACCGGCGTCTTCGCGAACAAGCTGCTCAACCCGGGCGGCGCCGACGGCCTGCTTCACGGCAACCCGATGCAGTTCGTGAACCAGCTCATCGCGGTCGCCGCAGTCGGCGTCTTCAGCGCGGTGATGACCTTCGTGCTCTTGAAGATCACGGATCTCGCGGTGGGCCTGCGGGTGACCGCCGAGGCGGAGCAGGTGGGCCTCGACGAGTCCGAGCACGGCGAGTCGGGCTACGCCCTCTAG
- a CDS encoding HIT family protein: MATLFTKIINGEIPGRFVWKDEQAVAFLTIRPIQDGHTLIVPRAEIDHWLELPPALASHVMHVSQEVGRAIQKAFNPTKVGVALVGLEVPHCHVHLVPMWSPSDLDFAKQHDVPAAQLDAAAEKIRVALRAMGKREVAG; this comes from the coding sequence GTGGCCACCCTGTTCACCAAGATCATCAACGGCGAGATCCCCGGGCGCTTCGTGTGGAAGGACGAGCAGGCGGTGGCGTTCCTCACCATCCGGCCCATTCAGGATGGGCACACGCTCATCGTCCCGCGCGCGGAGATCGATCACTGGCTGGAGCTGCCGCCAGCGCTGGCCAGCCACGTGATGCACGTGTCGCAGGAGGTCGGGCGCGCGATCCAGAAGGCGTTCAATCCGACCAAGGTCGGGGTGGCGCTGGTGGGGCTCGAGGTGCCGCACTGTCACGTGCACCTGGTGCCGATGTGGAGCCCGAGCGATCTCGACTTCGCCAAGCAGCACGACGTCCCCGCCGCGCAACTCGACGCCGCCGCCGAGAAGATCCGCGTGGCCCTGCGCGCGATGGGGAAGCGCGAGGTCGCCGGTTGA